The Halomonas sp. KG2 genome contains a region encoding:
- a CDS encoding DUF427 domain-containing protein has translation MPNSPRNELHPISQRVQAHVDGTLIADSTNTLELRERGYPPRHYFPREDVRMNLLTVSETTTYCPFKGHTVYFSLGDIQDIAWSYEQPIGGMEAIAGKVAFYKEVSK, from the coding sequence ATGCCAAATTCCCCACGCAATGAGCTTCACCCTATTAGCCAACGCGTGCAGGCGCATGTTGATGGCACGTTAATCGCCGACTCCACCAATACGCTTGAACTCCGCGAACGCGGCTACCCGCCACGCCACTACTTCCCCCGCGAAGACGTGCGGATGAATTTACTTACCGTGTCAGAAACCACCACCTATTGCCCGTTTAAAGGGCACACAGTGTATTTCTCGCTGGGTGATATTCAGGATATCGCTTGGAGCTACGAGCAGCCGATTGGCGGCATGGAGGCTATAGCGGGCAAGGTGGCTTTTTATAAGGAAGTGAGTAAATGA
- a CDS encoding ATP-binding protein, with product MSNIFQSRKELKIGKIIEVSGNNLRIEIDDSVSELIRAVDGQVYSVGQMGSIIKVHFGRKLLFAFVRSLKMRSELISEDSSQLINAADDARILEADLFGQGIWSNKKSRLEFSRGVETYPLPLQSAYICLNDELEAIYKAAESNAQDEAITPMVPVGNYIGGNNAVCRANIDKLFGHHFAILGSTGSGKSGTVASILHSVLDHRPRGATLKPRIVMIDPHGEYASAFGDRAKVYRAYNDASVVEDDAELLKLPYWLMSSDELRSLIIGKTEHEATSQNNIVYEAITYSRLLEAGCVQDVGVEPNGGVEAALSDGVDEDQVLNFDRDKPVPFKLTQFVKHIDKVQGRKEGKQDKLAASSGRDKIDNILKKLKVLRSNPQLGFLLKEYSEAESPTLQDILAQFVGEANGKDIRIIDISGLPNEVAGPLTALISRLLFQYKLWQTRDEREKDPVLFICEEAHRYVPNHGEAQYKEAQDAIRRIAKEGRKYGLGLGLISQRPSDVESTVLSQCNSWIVLRLSNSSDQEHVSRFLPDSLSGLTKMLSALTRREAIFVGEAAALPSRIRIRELSTGKLPNSNDIKFASGWSNDATQEADLTSIINRWCGTSDE from the coding sequence ATGAGTAACATTTTCCAATCACGGAAAGAGTTAAAGATAGGTAAAATTATTGAGGTGTCGGGCAATAATTTACGCATAGAAATTGACGACAGTGTTAGTGAACTCATTCGTGCCGTTGATGGACAAGTATATTCTGTAGGACAAATGGGTAGTATTATTAAAGTACATTTTGGTAGAAAGCTTCTATTTGCTTTTGTCCGGTCGCTTAAAATGAGATCCGAGTTGATTTCTGAAGACAGCAGCCAACTCATAAATGCAGCGGATGATGCTCGTATCTTAGAGGCAGACTTGTTTGGTCAAGGCATCTGGTCTAATAAGAAATCTCGACTTGAGTTTTCTCGTGGTGTTGAAACTTACCCCTTACCATTGCAAAGTGCCTATATCTGCCTAAACGATGAATTAGAGGCTATTTATAAAGCTGCTGAATCAAATGCTCAAGATGAAGCCATTACACCTATGGTTCCAGTTGGGAATTACATCGGGGGCAATAATGCAGTATGCAGAGCGAATATTGATAAACTGTTTGGACATCACTTTGCGATATTAGGGTCTACTGGTTCAGGGAAATCTGGAACGGTGGCATCAATTTTACACTCTGTTCTAGATCATCGACCTAGAGGCGCCACGTTAAAGCCAAGAATTGTTATGATTGATCCTCATGGTGAATACGCTAGTGCTTTTGGGGATAGAGCAAAAGTATACCGAGCGTATAATGATGCGTCTGTAGTGGAAGATGATGCAGAGCTATTGAAGTTGCCTTATTGGCTTATGTCCAGTGATGAATTGAGATCGTTAATCATTGGCAAGACAGAACATGAAGCTACCTCTCAAAATAATATTGTTTATGAAGCAATTACCTATTCTAGATTGCTAGAAGCTGGCTGTGTGCAGGATGTAGGTGTCGAGCCAAACGGCGGAGTAGAAGCCGCACTTTCTGATGGTGTAGATGAAGATCAGGTTTTGAATTTTGATAGAGATAAACCTGTTCCATTCAAATTAACACAGTTTGTTAAACACATAGACAAGGTGCAAGGTCGCAAAGAAGGGAAGCAGGATAAGTTAGCTGCATCATCAGGACGCGATAAAATTGATAACATACTTAAAAAACTCAAAGTCCTTCGCTCAAATCCACAGCTTGGTTTTTTGCTAAAAGAATATAGTGAAGCTGAATCTCCAACACTACAAGATATATTGGCGCAGTTTGTCGGTGAAGCAAATGGAAAAGATATTCGCATCATAGATATATCTGGACTGCCAAATGAGGTGGCTGGACCATTAACCGCATTAATATCCCGCCTTCTTTTTCAATACAAACTCTGGCAGACAAGGGATGAAAGAGAGAAAGACCCCGTCTTATTTATCTGTGAAGAGGCGCACCGTTATGTGCCAAACCATGGTGAGGCACAATATAAAGAAGCTCAAGACGCTATTCGACGCATTGCAAAAGAGGGACGAAAGTACGGATTAGGGCTAGGGCTTATTTCACAAAGGCCATCTGATGTTGAAAGCACTGTTCTTTCTCAGTGCAACTCTTGGATAGTTCTCAGATTGTCGAATTCTAGTGATCAAGAGCATGTGTCTAGGTTCTTGCCTGACAGTTTAAGCGGTTTGACCAAAATGTTATCGGCGCTTACAAGACGGGAGGCAATTTTTGTTGGTGAGGCTGCAGCACTTCCAAGCAGGATTAGAATTCGAGAATTATCAACTGGAAAGTTACCTAATTCTAACGATATTAAATTCGCAAGTGGATGGTCGAATGATGCGACCCAAGAAGCTGATTTGACGTCAATCATAAATCGATGGTGTGGGACTTCGGATGAGTAG
- a CDS encoding LysE family translocator, producing MFPLEVLATYTLACLLLVISPGPDNMLAIGRGLSQGRLAATVSGLSSGMGILFHVLAATFGLTLLIQTSELAFYVVKIIGAGYLIWLGVKVLRSRNLFSLEPAKKQSLKTIFSTGFLSAALKPKPGMFVLAFVPQFVNPNLGSVTWQMIGYGVWFAILTAVGFSLMGVFSSRLSEWLRNKPKLVSGLNIGAGVTFVSSGLAVAFMKQR from the coding sequence ATGTTTCCACTAGAGGTGTTGGCTACATATACACTGGCGTGTTTGCTGTTAGTGATTTCACCTGGGCCAGATAACATGCTGGCGATAGGACGAGGTTTAAGCCAAGGCAGATTGGCCGCAACCGTTTCTGGCTTATCGTCTGGAATGGGGATTCTATTTCACGTACTAGCGGCGACATTTGGGCTGACTCTTTTAATTCAAACGTCCGAGCTAGCCTTCTATGTGGTCAAGATTATTGGTGCGGGCTATCTAATTTGGTTAGGCGTTAAAGTCCTTCGCTCTCGAAACCTATTTTCCTTAGAGCCTGCAAAAAAACAGTCTTTAAAAACTATATTTTCAACGGGCTTCCTTTCAGCGGCACTCAAACCTAAGCCGGGTATGTTTGTGCTCGCGTTTGTCCCTCAATTCGTAAATCCTAATCTGGGCTCTGTGACCTGGCAAATGATTGGCTATGGGGTTTGGTTTGCGATTTTAACAGCGGTAGGTTTCAGCCTTATGGGCGTGTTTTCATCTAGGCTATCGGAATGGCTGAGAAACAAACCCAAATTGGTTTCTGGCTTAAATATTGGAGCAGGCGTTACGTTTGTCTCATCGGGTCTGGCTGTGGCGTTCATGAAGCAGAGGTAA
- a CDS encoding PaaI family thioesterase, whose protein sequence is MSDILEKGREILSQQSFSLLLGAKLEAFAAGSAELSLEIRDDLKQNNGFAHGGVVSYLADNCITFAGASVLGSCVTSEYKVNYVRPAIGDKLIARSTVLYYGKRQATCECKVYAQADGEEKLVAVSLGTISRIAAS, encoded by the coding sequence TTGAGTGATATATTAGAGAAAGGAAGAGAGATTCTGTCACAGCAGTCTTTCAGCTTGCTGTTGGGAGCAAAGTTAGAAGCGTTTGCAGCCGGAAGTGCTGAGTTGAGCCTTGAGATTAGAGATGATCTCAAGCAAAACAATGGTTTTGCGCATGGTGGTGTCGTTAGCTATTTGGCGGATAACTGTATTACCTTTGCCGGAGCGTCAGTGTTAGGAAGCTGTGTCACGTCAGAGTACAAAGTAAACTATGTTAGACCCGCGATCGGAGATAAATTGATCGCTAGGTCAACGGTCTTATATTATGGAAAACGGCAAGCGACCTGTGAGTGTAAGGTCTACGCTCAAGCAGATGGTGAAGAAAAACTGGTAGCCGTTTCTCTTGGCACGATAAGCAGGATTGCTGCATCGTAA
- a CDS encoding SIR2 family protein — protein sequence MEEFDNRLENLKQLLSSQSRQSWLFGAGISFGSKIPLMYPLTSRVEQIVEEYSGDKEKEILGALKADLADDCHVEHYLSHLGDLLAIADRSRSQSAYIGANSYNSEELRKLYLEIIKAIGGIVRYGYVAANADRAIEEEIGSAENPIVEIEPHFKFVEALLFSKSNLEQRSKTTFFTTNYDTLLEDALALHKKIVCDGFSGGAVGFWNPESEFSNAVMDSNTYHLYKLHGSIDWHRDDELGLVRARYGTKYLSNPANIMIYPQATKYVETQKDPFASLFLGLRKTLMNGQQNTLITCGYSFGDDHINAEIESALRSESNQTTVIAFIQESPKDGVVINKALDAWLSCPKISSRVYVAGELGIYHNSTTPLAESDASKYTWWRFDGLTNFIRTGDV from the coding sequence ATGGAAGAATTTGATAATAGATTAGAAAACTTGAAGCAGCTATTAAGCTCCCAAAGTAGACAAAGCTGGCTTTTTGGAGCTGGGATAAGTTTCGGGTCAAAAATACCTTTAATGTATCCATTGACCAGTCGCGTTGAGCAAATTGTCGAAGAATATTCAGGGGACAAAGAAAAAGAAATTTTGGGGGCTTTAAAAGCGGATCTAGCCGATGACTGCCATGTTGAACACTACTTGAGTCATTTAGGTGACCTTTTAGCTATTGCTGATAGATCAAGGAGCCAATCTGCATATATCGGTGCTAACAGTTACAACAGTGAAGAGCTAAGGAAGTTATATCTAGAAATTATCAAGGCTATAGGGGGGATTGTCAGGTACGGATACGTCGCTGCTAATGCTGATCGCGCGATAGAAGAGGAGATTGGTAGCGCTGAAAACCCGATAGTTGAAATAGAACCTCATTTTAAATTTGTAGAAGCATTATTGTTCAGCAAATCAAATCTTGAGCAACGCTCAAAAACTACATTCTTTACTACAAATTACGATACTTTACTTGAGGACGCCTTGGCTCTACACAAGAAAATAGTCTGTGATGGCTTTTCAGGTGGTGCTGTAGGTTTTTGGAATCCAGAAAGTGAATTCTCAAATGCAGTCATGGATTCAAACACATACCATCTATATAAATTACATGGTTCGATAGATTGGCACAGAGATGACGAGCTAGGTCTAGTGCGCGCAAGATATGGAACTAAATATTTGTCAAATCCTGCAAATATCATGATTTATCCTCAAGCAACAAAATATGTTGAAACACAGAAAGATCCATTTGCCAGCTTATTCCTTGGTTTAAGAAAAACATTAATGAATGGGCAGCAAAACACATTAATTACTTGTGGTTACAGTTTTGGTGATGACCATATAAATGCTGAAATAGAAAGCGCCTTAAGAAGTGAGTCTAACCAAACAACGGTTATTGCATTTATTCAAGAATCGCCAAAAGATGGAGTTGTAATTAACAAGGCTTTAGACGCTTGGCTAAGCTGCCCGAAAATTAGTTCCAGAGTGTATGTCGCCGGTGAGCTAGGGATTTACCATAATTCAACAACCCCTTTAGCTGAATCTGATGCTAGCAAGTATACATGGTGGCGTTTTGATGGCTTAACTAATTTCATCAGAACAGGAGATGTTTAA
- the recD gene encoding exodeoxyribonuclease V subunit alpha → MSKPKDTHTFDLFGDAVEIQDAQPSMAPAPVSAHPALSDTGELLTLCERWVARGWLRDLDRALVRFLAAEAADAPALLLLAAALASHQLGRGHVCLDLTATLNAPDFALSLPPEGDDLSDPPPLPSDVLATLTLSEWQAALHHPLLTSEGPGNTPLVVVTTHSGSDTRLYLRRYWQYEQTLHQQIATRLAATGDDSPFDLLPKTLNVLFKPSDDLDWQKTACALAARNRFGIITGGPGTGKTTTVVRLLALLQTLQLAHSPSQPLRIRLAAPTGKAAARLNESIAGQVSSLPLAELEKLLTNGLISEDQASDQPLIEIPTEVTTLHRLLGARPDTRHFRHSAANPLALDVLVIDEASMVDIEMMAAVLSALPANAQCVLLGDKDQLASVEAGSVLGDLCRRAEAAHYTPETAQWLESATGQPLPPEYLDAEGQPLDQAITMLRVSHRFNEHSGIGQLAQAINQPSHAQTDREKQQSVNAVLRHGYPDLHYLTLAEDTALDKLFIHGSADKFLNGGEGRTNHKHDPISPPTGYRHYLKVLNAQRPRGESFEDNPATYNAWAFDVLSAYSHFQLLCALRKGPWGVEGLNLHIAKTLRSEKLLYGSDYTLEKGWYEGRPVLVTQNDYGLKLMNGDIGITLAVPDPRNPQQKLLRVAFPSSSATSDADSLIRWVLPSRLHAVETVFAMTVHKSQGSEFLHTALLLPPTINPILTRELVYTGITRARDWLTLVEAKREVLNEAVTREVMRVSGM, encoded by the coding sequence ATGAGTAAGCCCAAAGACACCCACACCTTCGACCTGTTTGGCGATGCCGTTGAAATACAGGATGCCCAGCCTTCAATGGCCCCCGCGCCAGTAAGCGCTCACCCTGCGTTAAGCGATACCGGTGAATTACTAACCCTATGCGAGCGCTGGGTAGCAAGGGGATGGCTGCGCGATTTAGACCGCGCCCTGGTGCGCTTTCTAGCGGCAGAAGCAGCGGATGCCCCCGCGCTGCTGCTGTTAGCCGCCGCCCTGGCCAGCCACCAGCTAGGCCGAGGCCATGTGTGTCTGGATTTAACCGCCACGCTTAACGCACCAGATTTCGCCCTTTCGCTACCGCCCGAAGGGGATGATTTAAGCGACCCGCCACCACTGCCCAGCGACGTGCTGGCAACGCTCACGCTAAGCGAATGGCAAGCTGCGCTGCATCACCCACTGCTTACCAGCGAAGGCCCCGGCAACACACCGCTGGTGGTAGTGACCACTCACTCAGGTTCAGACACGCGGCTCTACCTACGCCGCTACTGGCAGTATGAGCAAACCCTGCATCAGCAAATCGCCACACGGTTAGCGGCGACGGGTGACGACAGCCCCTTCGATCTTCTCCCCAAGACGCTGAACGTTTTGTTCAAGCCCAGCGACGACCTCGACTGGCAAAAAACCGCCTGCGCGCTAGCCGCCCGCAACCGTTTCGGAATTATTACCGGCGGCCCTGGCACCGGTAAAACCACCACTGTGGTGCGCCTGCTCGCCCTGCTGCAAACGCTGCAGTTGGCCCACTCACCCAGCCAACCGCTGCGCATTCGCCTAGCCGCCCCCACCGGCAAAGCCGCCGCCCGCCTGAATGAATCCATCGCCGGGCAGGTAAGCAGTTTGCCATTGGCAGAGTTAGAAAAACTCTTAACGAATGGCCTTATAAGCGAAGACCAGGCAAGCGACCAACCGCTCATAGAGATTCCTACGGAAGTGACAACACTGCACCGCCTTCTGGGTGCAAGACCCGACACCCGCCACTTCCGCCACAGCGCCGCCAACCCGCTAGCGCTGGACGTGCTGGTGATCGACGAAGCTTCGATGGTGGATATCGAAATGATGGCCGCCGTGCTGAGTGCCCTGCCCGCCAATGCCCAGTGCGTGCTGCTGGGGGACAAAGACCAGCTAGCCTCGGTAGAAGCTGGCTCGGTACTCGGTGATTTATGCCGCCGTGCCGAAGCCGCCCACTACACGCCGGAAACCGCCCAATGGCTGGAAAGCGCCACCGGCCAGCCGCTGCCACCAGAGTACCTGGATGCTGAAGGCCAGCCGCTCGACCAAGCCATTACCATGCTGCGGGTAAGCCACCGCTTTAACGAACACAGCGGCATCGGCCAGTTGGCCCAGGCGATTAACCAGCCCAGCCATGCCCAAACTGATCGGGAAAAACAGCAGTCCGTTAACGCCGTGCTGCGCCATGGCTACCCAGACCTGCACTACCTAACGCTTGCAGAGGACACCGCGCTGGATAAGCTGTTCATTCACGGCAGCGCGGATAAGTTTCTGAATGGCGGCGAAGGCCGCACCAACCACAAACATGACCCCATCTCCCCGCCCACCGGCTATCGCCATTACCTAAAGGTGCTAAACGCACAGCGCCCGCGTGGGGAATCGTTTGAGGACAACCCTGCGACCTATAACGCCTGGGCCTTTGATGTGCTAAGTGCCTACAGCCACTTTCAACTGCTATGCGCGCTGCGCAAAGGCCCCTGGGGAGTAGAAGGTTTAAACCTGCATATCGCCAAAACCCTACGCAGCGAAAAGCTACTTTACGGCAGTGACTACACGCTGGAAAAAGGTTGGTATGAAGGCCGCCCGGTACTGGTCACTCAAAACGACTACGGCTTGAAACTAATGAACGGCGATATCGGCATCACCCTCGCCGTGCCGGATCCCCGCAATCCGCAACAAAAGCTGTTGAGAGTTGCCTTTCCTTCATCAAGTGCCACGAGCGATGCCGATAGCCTCATCCGCTGGGTGCTGCCCTCCCGCCTGCATGCAGTAGAAACCGTATTCGCGATGACAGTACACAAGTCTCAAGGCTCGGAGTTCCTGCACACCGCCCTGCTGCTACCGCCCACCATCAACCCGATCCTCACCCGCGAACTGGTCTATACCGGCATCACCCGCGCCCGCGACTGGCTCACGCTAGTGGAAGCCAAACGCGAGGTGTTGAATGAGGCGGTTACTAGGGAAGTGATGAGGGTTAGTGGGATGTAG
- a CDS encoding DUF2235 domain-containing protein, with the protein MAKQKLILLFDGTWNDPEDQTNVYRITRLLHDDDDGIRQRFYYDPGVGTSKFQRFFGGAFGYGLSKNLREGYDWLARRYSEGDEIWIFGFSRGAYTARSLVGMIRKCGLVHVVTPGLLDKAESIYRNRDWHPDSEVCTEFKERFSRQPRIHFIGVWDTVGALGVPGTSLFKSRYDWHDTELSSIVDHAYQAVALDEHRSAYNVSLWTSKDGKQKTGNRNVEQRWFIGAHANVGGGYGADDTLADIPLSWMLTKAQQAGLKVAPFNVAEDAWKMAPKDSFADFIKGLYAKYARLRYKGDGRFYRQYAQGMQGLPAVNISVDESVWKRWADTASEYRPRTLTDAHLSPPEE; encoded by the coding sequence ATGGCAAAACAAAAATTGATTCTGCTATTCGATGGCACCTGGAACGACCCTGAAGATCAAACCAATGTTTATCGTATTACCCGGCTGCTCCATGATGACGATGACGGTATCAGGCAGCGGTTCTATTACGACCCCGGCGTAGGGACATCCAAATTTCAGCGCTTTTTCGGCGGAGCCTTCGGTTACGGGCTGAGCAAAAACCTACGGGAAGGCTATGACTGGCTGGCAAGGCGTTACAGTGAAGGCGATGAGATCTGGATATTTGGATTCAGCCGCGGTGCCTACACCGCCAGAAGCCTGGTGGGGATGATTCGTAAATGCGGGCTAGTGCATGTCGTCACGCCAGGGCTGCTCGATAAGGCCGAAAGTATTTATCGAAACCGCGATTGGCACCCCGATTCTGAGGTATGCACAGAGTTCAAGGAGCGCTTCAGCCGCCAGCCCAGGATTCATTTCATTGGCGTGTGGGATACCGTTGGCGCACTGGGCGTGCCCGGAACCAGCCTGTTCAAAAGCAGATACGATTGGCACGATACCGAGCTTTCCAGCATTGTCGATCATGCCTATCAAGCGGTCGCGTTGGACGAACACAGGTCGGCGTATAACGTATCGCTCTGGACAAGCAAGGATGGCAAGCAGAAAACAGGCAATCGCAACGTAGAGCAGCGCTGGTTTATCGGTGCCCACGCCAATGTAGGCGGCGGCTATGGCGCTGACGACACACTGGCCGACATACCGCTGAGCTGGATGTTAACCAAAGCGCAACAGGCAGGCCTAAAAGTGGCCCCCTTCAATGTTGCAGAGGATGCTTGGAAAATGGCACCGAAAGATTCGTTTGCTGATTTTATAAAAGGGCTCTACGCCAAGTATGCACGTCTTAGATACAAGGGCGACGGCCGATTTTACCGGCAGTATGCGCAGGGCATGCAGGGGCTGCCAGCGGTGAATATTTCAGTCGATGAGAGTGTATGGAAGCGTTGGGCCGATACCGCGAGTGAGTATCGACCACGTACCTTGACCGATGCCCACCTTTCCCCACCGGAGGAGTAG